Genomic window (Ferviditalea candida):
CTCATCTGCGTCTCTTCGTCAATCCCTGCGGTTGGCTCATCAAGAATCAGCAGCTCCGGATTGTTAACTAGAGAACGTGCCAGAAAAGCGCGCTGCTGCTGCCCGCCGGAAAGCCGTCCGATCTGATTGCCGGCCAAATCCTCAATGCCCATGACACTCATCGCATCCTCACATTTCTGAAGATCTTCCTTGGTAATCCGCCGAAACATCTTCTTCCTGCCGTATAAGCCCGAAAGGACAACTTCCTTTACCGTTGCCGGAAAAAGCGGATTGATATTGTTTTTCTGAGGGACATATCCGATCCGTTCCCACTGGTTGAACTGGGAAATCTGCCGATTGAACATGCAAATTTCCCCTGATGTCGGTTTAAGCAGGCCGACAAGCATTTTCAGCAGCGTCGTTTTGCCGGCGCCGTTGGAGCCGACCAGCCCGACGAAGTCGCGCTGCTGGATGGAAAAGTTCAAATCTTCGATAATCCGCTTGTTTTCGTAGGAAAAGGACACGTTACGAAACGTCACGACACTCTCGTGGCAGTTCGTCTCCGGAGAATTGCCGCTGTCTGCTGAATGGAGATGATCCGTTGGACTTCCCGCTTGTGCGGCTGCTGTTCCGGAACGGCCGGGTTCAGTAAGCACGGCCATACAGGTTTCCCTCCCGTCGGTTTAAGGATAAAGCTGGAACTAGTTCAGAGCTTTCAGCAGACTTGCAAGGTTTTCGCGCATCAATGAAATGTAATTTTCCCCCGCCTTCGCCTGCTGTTCAGTCAAGCCTTCAATCGGATTGAGCACCGCTGTGCCGATCCCCAAATCCCAGGCCAATGTTTTGGCCAGCCTGTCGGAAACCAGTTCCTCAAAAAAGATCGTGGTCACGTGATGTTCCTTGACAAATTGGGAGATATACTGCAGATCCTTTGCCGTCGGCTCGGAGTCGGGCGACAGTCCCATTATCGGAAGCTGCTTCAAGCCGTAATCGCGGCAAAGATAAGCGAACGCTTGATGGGATACGACAATTTCATGCCTTTTCAAGGTCCCTGCATCCAACGAATTGCGGAAGTCGTCATGCAGCTTCTGCAATTCACCGATGAAAGCTTCATAGTTTGCCAGATAATCCTTTTGATGTGCCGGATCTGCTTTAATCAAACCGTTCTTGATGTTATCCGCCATCTGCATGGCCGAAAGCGGGCTGATCCAGGTATGGGGATCAACCGATTGGGCCGGAAGGCCTTGAGCCTTTCCGGTTGAGGCGCCGGGATTGGTTTCATTGGTAAACTGGGAAGCATTCGTAGCAATCAACGGGATTCCCTTGCTCGCTTCAACCGCTACAAGACGCTTATTGTCCGTGATGCTGCCCAGCAGATCGCCGACCCAACCTTCCAATCCGGCGCCGTTATACACAAATACCTGAGCCTTCGAAATCTCGGAGATGTCCTTGCTTTTCGGGGTCCAATCGTGCGGCTCC
Coding sequences:
- a CDS encoding metal ABC transporter ATP-binding protein — protein: MAVLTEPGRSGTAAAQAGSPTDHLHSADSGNSPETNCHESVVTFRNVSFSYENKRIIEDLNFSIQQRDFVGLVGSNGAGKTTLLKMLVGLLKPTSGEICMFNRQISQFNQWERIGYVPQKNNINPLFPATVKEVVLSGLYGRKKMFRRITKEDLQKCEDAMSVMGIEDLAGNQIGRLSGGQQQRAFLARSLVNNPELLILDEPTAGIDEETQMSFYHMIQHMHRHHHITFLMVSHDLDMLQSYLGSEPLYQSGKLKFFVKHSHEIEDCDERNLTHTMADLRRNLNADKERIAGGHLA
- a CDS encoding metal ABC transporter substrate-binding protein, which encodes MRLRAFAIIALLVLSLLFNMGCSSQSQLQEGKVNVITSFFPLYDFAKRIGGEDVNVINLIPTGVEPHDWTPKSKDISEISKAQVFVYNGAGLEGWVGDLLGSITDNKRLVAVEASKGIPLIATNASQFTNETNPGASTGKAQGLPAQSVDPHTWISPLSAMQMADNIKNGLIKADPAHQKDYLANYEAFIGELQKLHDDFRNSLDAGTLKRHEIVVSHQAFAYLCRDYGLKQLPIMGLSPDSEPTAKDLQYISQFVKEHHVTTIFFEELVSDRLAKTLAWDLGIGTAVLNPIEGLTEQQAKAGENYISLMRENLASLLKALN